From Desulfobacterales bacterium, one genomic window encodes:
- a CDS encoding cyclic nucleotide-binding domain-containing protein, translating to MEKISIIHEQMIWKLIRNLEFFENFSLDEKKKLFEFYKNIYSFEKGEVLINEGDTDNCFYILIGGIVSVCKGKDFKKIATLNPGDIFGEISFITNTPRISSIKADDSVLVVRVNNDMLNELNVEMREKIKDKIIERLGNRLNNMNNVLIDFFKL from the coding sequence TTGGAAAAAATAAGTATTATCCATGAGCAGATGATTTGGAAGCTGATAAGGAATTTAGAGTTTTTTGAGAATTTTTCCCTTGATGAAAAAAAAAAATTATTTGAATTTTATAAGAATATTTATTCCTTTGAAAAAGGAGAAGTCCTAATAAATGAAGGAGATACGGATAACTGTTTTTATATTTTGATAGGAGGCATAGTGTCTGTATGTAAAGGAAAAGATTTTAAAAAGATAGCTACATTAAATCCTGGAGATATTTTTGGCGAAATATCATTCATAACTAATACACCAAGAATTTCAAGCATTAAAGCGGATGATTCTGTTCTTGTAGTAAGAGTTAACAATGATATGCTAAATGAGTTAAATGTAGAAATGAGGGAAAAAATAAAGGATAAAATAATTGAAAGATTGGGAAATCGATTAAATAATATGAATAATGTATTGATAGATTTTTTTAAGTTATAA
- a CDS encoding DUF445 domain-containing protein, whose translation MWDSMVVFFSNKAVIAYIAIPFINALVGWGTNYLAFLMIFWPVEFVGYRPLYLGWQGIVPMRIHIMAALACDLITTKLLSIQEVFSQVDPVEVAKELEETIDSLTPKLTHEIMTETAPIMWESLPLFAKNQIYSMIRKDSPNVIKLITDDLKKNITRIFDLKKVVVDTLVRNKAVMNKIIIECAKPEFDFLVRSGLYLGFLCGVVQMCIWFFFKRWWLLPLGGALVGYITNWIALKLVFEPMEPKKVGPFTLHGLFLRRQKEVSEAYAQQVQTGILNPTNILEGILRSPSSDELFRIIQFHISHYIDKSAGLAKPFVQFAIGTKDFIEMKNTVCDRLLEELPKHAHVLEDYTLKTLDIENLIKTKMSALPPADFVGVIRPAFEQDEWMLIAGGAVLGLIVGFMQLFLLQ comes from the coding sequence ATGTGGGATTCGATGGTCGTATTTTTTTCAAACAAGGCAGTTATAGCATATATTGCAATTCCTTTTATTAATGCCTTAGTTGGATGGGGAACAAACTATTTAGCTTTTTTAATGATATTTTGGCCTGTTGAATTCGTTGGATATAGGCCGCTATATCTTGGATGGCAAGGTATCGTTCCGATGAGAATCCACATTATGGCAGCTCTTGCCTGTGATTTAATCACAACAAAATTATTAAGCATTCAGGAAGTATTCAGTCAAGTTGACCCTGTAGAAGTAGCTAAAGAGCTTGAAGAAACAATAGATAGCCTCACTCCTAAGCTAACCCATGAAATAATGACAGAAACCGCTCCTATTATGTGGGAATCTTTACCATTATTTGCTAAAAATCAAATATATTCTATGATAAGAAAAGACTCTCCCAACGTAATTAAACTAATTACAGACGATCTTAAAAAAAATATTACAAGAATTTTCGATTTAAAAAAAGTTGTAGTAGATACACTCGTAAGAAATAAAGCTGTAATGAATAAAATCATAATTGAATGCGCAAAACCAGAATTTGATTTTCTTGTTAGATCAGGATTATATTTAGGTTTTTTATGCGGAGTGGTTCAAATGTGTATTTGGTTCTTTTTTAAAAGATGGTGGCTTCTTCCTTTAGGAGGAGCATTAGTCGGCTATATAACCAACTGGATTGCTTTAAAATTAGTGTTTGAGCCAATGGAGCCTAAAAAAGTAGGACCATTTACATTGCATGGATTATTTTTAAGACGACAAAAAGAAGTATCTGAAGCTTATGCTCAACAAGTTCAGACTGGAATATTAAACCCAACAAATATTCTGGAAGGCATTTTACGAAGCCCATCCTCTGATGAATTGTTCCGTATTATTCAATTTCATATTTCCCATTATATAGATAAAAGCGCTGGCCTTGCGAAACCTTTTGTTCAATTCGCAATAGGAACAAAAGATTTTATTGAAATGAAAAATACAGTATGTGACAGATTGTTGGAAGAGCTTCCTAAACATGCCCATGTTCTTGAAGACTATACTTTAAAAACTTTAGATATTGAAAATCTCATTAAAACCAAGATGTCAGCTTTACCACCCGCTGACTTTGTAGGAGTAATCAGACCAGCTTTTGAACAGGATGAATGGATGCTTATCGCTGGAGGCGCTGTTTTAGGCTTAATAGTAGGATTTATGCAATTATTTTTATTGCAATAA
- a CDS encoding adenylate/guanylate cyclase domain-containing protein, protein MSQIKDVISTFNEIKNSSHEIIEDIHFKIFHGQKQSFDKKLKELYENICQRNIFWGFAKDIEEKFQEDFYDKSINSIRLAIILCILVYGSSGILDIWSLPSTRISAWVIRYTTIFFFIIPIFFATYIKKFKKFIQPLTSLVMVAVGSNIIIIAGLAKQHELGFLFYSGGLVLVIMINYTVAQISLRYATYTGWIILFVFEFMAVFKQDMLLDYEKTILLCMMNFVFVAANICGMVGGYFIEFYRRKDFLQRQLMEQEQVISENLLLNILPKEIVAILKNENRIISEYYEGASILFADVVNFTSMSQNMSPGELVQLLNAIFSYFDTLVEKYGVEKIKTIGDCYMVAAGVPTPRHDHALVLAQMALDMNTFVKNNTFSNNIKISFKIGINSGPVVAGVIGKKKFVYDLWGDAVNTASRMESHGSGGKIQITRATYEKIKDQFDCECLGKIAIKGKGEMEVWNIIGRKIDQ, encoded by the coding sequence ATGTCTCAAATAAAAGATGTGATATCAACATTTAACGAGATTAAAAATTCAAGCCATGAAATAATAGAGGACATTCATTTTAAAATTTTTCATGGACAGAAACAATCCTTTGATAAAAAACTTAAAGAACTTTATGAAAATATTTGTCAAAGGAATATTTTCTGGGGATTTGCCAAAGATATTGAGGAAAAATTTCAGGAAGATTTCTATGATAAAAGCATAAATAGCATAAGGTTAGCCATAATTCTTTGTATTTTGGTTTATGGATCATCTGGAATTCTTGATATATGGTCTCTTCCTTCTACACGAATTTCCGCTTGGGTGATTCGTTATACAACTATCTTTTTTTTTATAATTCCAATCTTTTTTGCTACATACATCAAAAAGTTCAAAAAATTTATTCAACCTCTAACGAGCCTTGTAATGGTAGCGGTTGGCAGTAATATTATTATCATCGCTGGTTTGGCTAAGCAACATGAACTTGGTTTTCTGTTTTACAGCGGAGGCCTTGTCCTTGTTATTATGATCAACTATACTGTTGCTCAAATTAGTCTTAGATATGCTACTTACACTGGATGGATTATCTTGTTTGTTTTTGAATTTATGGCTGTTTTTAAACAAGATATGCTTTTAGACTATGAAAAAACAATATTATTATGTATGATGAACTTTGTATTTGTTGCTGCAAATATCTGTGGAATGGTTGGCGGTTATTTTATAGAATTCTATAGACGTAAAGACTTTTTACAAAGACAGCTAATGGAACAAGAACAAGTAATAAGTGAAAATCTTCTTTTGAACATTCTTCCGAAAGAGATAGTAGCCATCCTTAAAAATGAAAATCGTATTATTTCTGAGTATTATGAAGGTGCGAGTATACTTTTTGCCGATGTTGTCAATTTTACATCTATGTCTCAGAATATGAGTCCTGGAGAACTCGTTCAATTATTGAATGCAATATTTTCTTATTTTGATACTTTAGTAGAAAAATATGGAGTTGAAAAAATAAAAACAATAGGAGATTGTTATATGGTTGCCGCTGGAGTTCCAACTCCAAGACATGATCATGCATTAGTGCTTGCCCAAATGGCTCTTGATATGAATACATTCGTAAAAAATAATACTTTTTCCAATAACATAAAAATTTCATTTAAAATAGGCATTAATTCTGGACCCGTTGTCGCTGGGGTTATTGGAAAAAAAAAATTTGTTTATGATTTATGGGGAGATGCTGTTAACACTGCAAGCCGAATGGAATCTCACGGAAGTGGAGGTAAAATTCAAATTACAAGGGCAACTTATGAAAAAATAAAGGATCAATTTGATTGTGAATGTTTAGGAAAGATCGCCATAAAAGGCAAAGGCGAAATGGAAGTTTGGAATATAATAGGACGAAAAATTGACCAATGA
- the mpl gene encoding UDP-N-acetylmuramate:L-alanyl-gamma-D-glutamyl-meso-diaminopimelate ligase, whose protein sequence is MDKGIQKIHLIAVCGTGMGALACMLQELGFTVTGSDHKVYPPMSTFLESKGIKIFDGFSSENIAYNKPDLVIVGNAIRKDNPEVLKTKEMGINFCSMPQALNAFIAVDKKPILITGTHGKTTTSSLFAWMLYKANLDPTFFIGGILKNFNSNYRLGKGKYIVIEGDEYDTAFFDKGPKFLHYNPDITIITSIEFDHADIYSNIDSIKAAFKSLVSKLPKDKIILGFDSDSNISEILKNNESKIFFYGKDNESDWRIDNIKINNTWTLFEVFRNKESLGTFKSKMMGEHNILNALSVIAGCYNLNISVDIIKSALETFEGVKRRQEIRGVVNEITVMDDFAHHPTAVRETIKAVKPFYNQGRLIAVFEPRTNSSMRNIFQDVYPLSFDGADIICIRKPPLLEKIPINERISSENMVINMQNIGKKAFHFDDTDSIIEFLSTQAKPNDVILIMSNGGFDNIHQRLIERLS, encoded by the coding sequence ATAGATAAAGGAATACAAAAAATTCATCTAATAGCTGTCTGTGGGACAGGAATGGGAGCCCTCGCATGTATGCTGCAAGAACTTGGTTTTACTGTAACAGGGTCTGACCATAAAGTTTATCCTCCAATGAGCACTTTTCTTGAATCAAAAGGCATTAAAATTTTTGATGGTTTTAGCAGTGAAAACATAGCCTATAATAAGCCTGACCTTGTAATAGTAGGAAATGCCATTAGAAAAGATAATCCTGAAGTGTTGAAAACCAAGGAAATGGGAATTAATTTTTGTTCAATGCCTCAAGCTCTAAACGCTTTTATAGCGGTAGATAAAAAACCTATACTTATTACAGGCACTCATGGAAAAACTACTACATCATCTCTTTTCGCATGGATGCTATATAAAGCAAACCTTGATCCCACTTTTTTTATTGGTGGAATACTTAAAAATTTTAACAGCAATTATAGACTTGGCAAAGGCAAATATATCGTTATTGAAGGTGATGAATATGACACAGCTTTTTTCGATAAAGGTCCAAAATTCCTTCATTATAATCCTGATATAACAATTATAACCAGTATTGAGTTTGATCACGCAGATATATATTCGAATATTGATAGCATAAAAGCTGCTTTTAAATCCCTTGTATCCAAACTTCCGAAAGATAAAATAATATTAGGTTTTGATTCTGATTCTAATATTTCAGAAATATTAAAAAATAATGAATCTAAAATCTTTTTTTATGGTAAAGATAATGAATCTGATTGGAGAATTGATAATATAAAAATTAATAATACATGGACTTTGTTTGAAGTTTTTCGAAATAAAGAATCTTTAGGGACTTTTAAATCAAAAATGATGGGTGAGCATAATATATTGAATGCGCTTTCAGTTATAGCTGGATGTTATAATCTTAATATATCAGTTGATATAATAAAATCAGCCTTAGAGACCTTTGAAGGAGTAAAAAGAAGGCAGGAAATCAGAGGAGTTGTTAATGAAATAACAGTAATGGATGATTTTGCTCATCACCCAACTGCTGTAAGAGAAACAATTAAAGCTGTAAAACCCTTTTATAACCAAGGCAGATTAATAGCTGTTTTTGAACCAAGAACAAATTCAAGCATGAGAAATATTTTTCAGGATGTCTATCCTCTTTCTTTTGATGGGGCTGATATTATTTGTATCCGTAAACCCCCTCTTCTTGAAAAAATACCTATTAATGAGCGTATTTCATCTGAAAATATGGTTATAAATATGCAAAATATAGGAAAGAAAGCCTTTCACTTTGATGATACTGATTCAATCATTGAATTTCTATCTACTCAAGCAAAACCAAATGATGTTATCCTAATTATGTCAAATGGAGGATTTGATAATATACATCAACGATTGATTGAAAGGCTTAGTTGA
- a CDS encoding PAS domain S-box protein, which yields MILTIFLFSALFTFLSSSLIFYLEYRKEIQHLEERIKNIKNTDFDTITTGLWRFDNELLATQLKGILRIPEIKYAEIQNKKGECVISSGKRPSGRISSWQFVLHYHSQTRDAELGTLLIVADMEEIYQRLHTEYLIIFGVQALQTFLVSIFILIFVHFLIMRHLRTIAQYAQKIFDFNGLEQVLTLNRAHLKNHSIDELERVVEAINSMRLNLIKDMEAQQSIEKELIKSKEKAEESESRLRALSDNLPGGLVYQIDSGVDAQQRKFSYISAGVEQLHSITAEEVLNDPMTIYGQVLEEDLQSLAEQEIFAAANMVPLSAEVRILLPSGETRWRLFTSAPRRLPNNHLVWDGIELDITKRKEIEESLLIKSYALSSSINGIAISNMEGYLIYINPSFLSMWGFNNDAEVIGKHVTEFWQEKEKAQEIIAKLKKSSHYIGELKGKRKDGSFFDTQLSASIVKNQNGIPINMMASFLDISEQRKLENQLNNIQKLESIGILAGGIAHDFNNMLGVISGNISYVLSIIDRDNELFEILSDVQTGTKQAQKLTQQLLTFAKGGAPIKKEADLRDVLKESALFVTRGSKVRCEFIFAEDLWTVAVDTGQMNQAISNLVINSTQAMPEGGIIQIKAENKKIIYENNILLSPGCYVKISIKDNGIGIPEKHISKIFDPYFTTKQKGSGLGLATTYSIIQGHNGNISVESNIGEGTVFYIYLPATDTKPIIEQKKQSVEIKGHGKILLMDDQEMILNMTGRLFGHMGYKTFFAKDGKQAIQMYKEAFLSQQPFDLVVLDLTIPGGMGGAETITELLKINPKVKAVVSSGYSNDPIMANYQDYGFCGVITKPFTKSEITETLSQILGKNDV from the coding sequence ATGATTCTAACAATATTTCTTTTCAGCGCTTTATTCACTTTTCTGTCAAGTAGTCTGATATTTTATTTAGAGTATCGAAAAGAAATACAACATCTTGAAGAGCGAATTAAAAATATTAAAAATACTGACTTTGATACTATTACCACAGGTCTATGGCGTTTTGATAATGAGTTGCTTGCCACCCAATTGAAGGGGATTTTGCGGATACCCGAGATTAAATATGCTGAAATACAAAATAAAAAAGGAGAATGTGTTATTTCTTCGGGAAAGCGCCCTTCAGGCCGAATATCTTCGTGGCAATTTGTTCTGCACTATCATAGTCAAACTAGAGATGCCGAATTAGGGACATTATTAATTGTCGCTGACATGGAAGAAATTTATCAAAGGCTCCATACAGAATATTTAATAATTTTTGGCGTACAAGCTCTCCAAACATTCTTGGTATCTATATTTATTCTTATTTTTGTTCATTTTCTGATTATGAGGCATTTGAGGACTATTGCCCAGTATGCTCAAAAAATTTTTGATTTCAATGGGTTGGAGCAAGTTCTTACGCTCAATAGAGCTCATTTAAAGAACCATTCAATAGACGAATTAGAACGAGTTGTCGAAGCAATTAATAGCATGCGCTTAAATTTGATCAAAGATATGGAAGCTCAACAGAGCATCGAAAAAGAATTGATCAAATCTAAAGAAAAAGCTGAAGAAAGTGAGTCTCGATTACGAGCACTAAGCGACAACTTGCCCGGAGGACTTGTTTATCAGATTGATTCCGGTGTAGATGCGCAACAGAGGAAATTCTCTTACATAAGCGCTGGTGTTGAACAACTGCATAGCATTACAGCAGAAGAAGTTTTGAACGATCCAATGACCATCTATGGACAGGTTTTGGAAGAAGATTTGCAGTCTTTGGCTGAACAAGAAATATTTGCGGCAGCCAATATGGTGCCATTAAGTGCAGAGGTTAGGATTTTATTACCATCAGGAGAAACAAGATGGCGTCTTTTTACATCAGCTCCTCGTAGGCTTCCTAATAATCACCTGGTCTGGGATGGTATCGAACTTGACATTACCAAACGAAAAGAGATTGAAGAGAGTCTTCTTATAAAGAGTTATGCTCTTTCATCCTCCATCAATGGAATTGCTATTTCTAATATGGAAGGCTATTTAATCTATATTAATCCGTCATTTCTGTCTATGTGGGGATTTAATAATGATGCTGAAGTTATCGGTAAGCATGTAACTGAATTTTGGCAGGAAAAAGAGAAAGCACAAGAAATTATTGCTAAACTAAAAAAATCGTCACATTACATTGGTGAATTGAAAGGCAAAAGAAAAGACGGATCTTTTTTCGATACGCAGTTATCAGCAAGTATTGTCAAGAATCAAAATGGCATCCCTATCAATATGATGGCTTCTTTTTTGGATATATCCGAGCAACGTAAATTAGAAAATCAACTCAACAATATTCAAAAATTGGAATCCATTGGGATCTTAGCAGGTGGCATCGCCCATGATTTCAATAATATGTTAGGAGTAATTTCAGGCAATATTTCATATGTTTTGTCAATAATTGATCGCGATAATGAGCTTTTTGAAATTTTAAGTGATGTTCAAACAGGGACAAAACAAGCTCAAAAGCTAACTCAACAGCTTCTTACTTTTGCTAAGGGAGGCGCGCCAATTAAAAAAGAAGCTGACCTTAGAGATGTTTTAAAGGAATCAGCCTTATTTGTAACAAGAGGTTCTAAAGTTAGGTGTGAATTTATATTTGCTGAAGATTTGTGGACAGTAGCTGTAGATACTGGTCAAATGAACCAGGCGATAAGCAATCTTGTAATCAATTCAACCCAAGCTATGCCAGAAGGCGGCATTATTCAAATTAAAGCAGAGAACAAAAAAATTATTTATGAAAATAACATCTTATTATCACCTGGATGTTATGTGAAGATTAGTATAAAAGACAATGGAATCGGTATCCCAGAAAAACATATTTCAAAGATATTTGACCCTTATTTCACAACAAAACAAAAAGGAAGTGGATTAGGTCTTGCAACCACATATTCCATTATTCAAGGGCATAATGGGAATATATCAGTTGAATCTAACATAGGTGAAGGAACCGTTTTTTATATATATCTCCCTGCCACAGACACCAAACCCATTATTGAACAAAAAAAACAATCAGTTGAAATTAAGGGTCATGGTAAAATTTTATTAATGGATGATCAGGAAATGATACTTAATATGACTGGTAGATTATTTGGACATATGGGATATAAAACATTTTTCGCAAAAGATGGTAAACAAGCTATTCAAATGTATAAAGAAGCATTTCTATCTCAGCAACCCTTTGATTTAGTTGTTCTTGACTTAACAATTCCAGGGGGAATGGGTGGAGCCGAAACAATTACTGAATTGTTGAAAATTAATCCTAAAGTAAAGGCCGTTGTTTCAAGCGGGTATTCAAATGATCCTATCATGGCAAACTATCAAGATTATGGGTTTTGCGGCGTTATAACAAAGCCCTTTACAAAATCGGAAATTACGGAAACATTAAGTCAAATATTAGGAAAAAATGATGTGTGA
- a CDS encoding transporter substrate-binding domain-containing protein — protein MPLKIAKMDSPDHQILIPRVVAKAYQRLNIPVEFIELPGKRALEESSTGVIDGELARVFEIGIAYPTLIRIPTPIYWFEPTVFSKKIRFKVKGWNSLKSYEIGTMRGMRFAEIGLSGFKNVQIVENYTSLFQMLNADRVDIVVAADLNGLYELKKLGFDTISPLSPPLERILAYHYLHEKHRNIVQKLDQVFQEMQEKGEIEQIRKDFLSEIIENKIELNTHKHWDP, from the coding sequence GTGCCTTTAAAAATAGCTAAAATGGATAGTCCTGATCATCAGATTCTTATTCCAAGAGTCGTCGCCAAAGCATACCAACGATTGAATATTCCAGTTGAGTTTATTGAACTGCCTGGTAAAAGAGCATTGGAAGAATCGAGTACAGGAGTGATTGATGGCGAATTAGCACGAGTATTTGAAATTGGCATTGCTTATCCAACTCTAATCCGTATTCCAACTCCAATTTATTGGTTCGAACCAACTGTATTTTCAAAAAAAATTCGGTTTAAGGTGAAAGGCTGGAATTCCTTAAAAAGCTACGAAATTGGAACAATGCGGGGAATGAGATTTGCTGAAATAGGTTTATCAGGATTTAAAAATGTTCAGATAGTTGAGAACTATACATCGTTATTTCAGATGCTTAATGCTGACCGCGTAGATATTGTAGTTGCAGCAGATTTGAATGGACTATATGAGCTTAAAAAGCTTGGATTTGATACGATTTCCCCTTTATCTCCGCCCTTAGAGCGTATTTTGGCATATCATTATCTTCATGAAAAGCACCGAAATATAGTTCAAAAACTTGATCAGGTTTTTCAGGAAATGCAGGAAAAAGGAGAGATTGAACAGATACGTAAAGATTTTTTATCTGAAATCATAGAAAACAAGATTGAACTAAATACTCACAAACATTGGGATCCATAA